The following proteins are encoded in a genomic region of Nymphalis io chromosome 8, ilAglIoxx1.1, whole genome shotgun sequence:
- the LOC126770101 gene encoding uncharacterized protein LOC126770101, with product MNALLDYGSSSSSTEEEDSSDEEKTKVVDRKDDEKPKLPKPTLGENTLHTSVFSNPFVAEERAKAAILEKHVKMVSGKDNTQMINGKKICWNYRKGRCRFGHNCKYAHDSDIQKTNEELEAEKQKLKTVVCEGAGTMTSAPPPQVELEASTATDDDVWETKASKKKKRPGLSQGIVPGQKVIKMYKEQKIKDSTNKC from the exons ATGAATGCTTTGCTAGATTACGGTTCATCATCGAGCAGTACCGAAGAAGAAGACAGCAGCGATGAAGAAAA AACAAAAGTAGTAGATCGGAAAGATGACGAAAAGCCAAAATTACCGAAACCAACTCTCGGTGAAAATACCCTTCACACCTCGGTTTTTTCAAATCCCTTTGTTGCGGAAGAACGTGCTAAAGCTGCTATACTGGAAAAGCATGTTAAAATG GTTTCAGGTAAAGACAATACTCAAATGATCAATGGCAAGAAAATATGCTGGAACTACAGAAAAGGCCGTTGTCGGTTCGGACATAACTGTAAATATGCTCACGATTCAGACATACAGAAGACTAATGAAGAGTTAGAGGCTGAAAAGCAG aaattaaaaacgGTTGTGTGTGAAGGAGCAGGCACAATGACATCAGCACCTCCACCTCAAGTTGAACTTGAAGCCTCTACAGCAACAGACGATGATGTTTGGGAAACTAAAGcaagtaaaaagaaaaaaagaccTGGACTATCTCAAGGAATAGTGCCTGGACAgaaagttattaaaatgtacaaGGAGCAGAAAATCAAAGATAGCaccaataaatgttaa